From a single Acidobacteriota bacterium genomic region:
- a CDS encoding DUF3368 domain-containing protein: MPNRIVINTGPLIALGKMDALDVVARLPFEFLCPQQVKIEIENGAAKGYAITVPDWVNVLPLAAPLSPLVLAGLDQGEAEVIQLALEQGIGLVCIDERKGRQAAMAAGLQVVGSLGLIAKAKVSGLISAARPLIEKAMHEGIFYQPALVARVLSALKE, from the coding sequence ATGCCAAACCGAATCGTCATCAATACCGGCCCACTCATCGCCCTCGGCAAGATGGACGCTTTGGACGTAGTCGCTCGGCTTCCCTTCGAGTTCCTTTGCCCACAGCAAGTAAAAATCGAAATCGAAAATGGCGCAGCCAAAGGCTATGCAATAACGGTTCCTGATTGGGTCAACGTCTTGCCTCTTGCCGCACCGCTCTCGCCTCTGGTGTTGGCAGGCCTCGACCAAGGCGAAGCTGAAGTCATTCAGTTAGCGCTGGAACAAGGCATCGGGTTGGTTTGCATTGACGAACGCAAAGGCCGTCAGGCGGCTATGGCAGCAGGCTTGCAAGTCGTCGGTTCGCTTGGCCTGATTGCCAAAGCGAAAGTCTCCGGCCTGATTTCCGCCGCGCGCCCTTTGATTGAAAAGGCAATGCATGAGGGCATCTTTTATCAACCGGCCTTGGTGGCACGAGTATTGTCAGCGTTGAAAGAGTAA
- a CDS encoding sugar phosphate isomerase/epimerase: MNQTRRTFLQSGAAALALSRAESLAAYAAAKGVKFKLSAPDWSLQQECKLAAVGLSKQIGFPGVQISIGHAPRGETITQLPLGSPALQKQYLDEAKRQGIAITSLCLEIMHVNGLKSDPLGEKWLAECIPIAKALGVKVILVPFFGKWAIKQQAEQDRVADILRNVAPQAEKLGVILGLENTISARENVAIMERSKSAAVKTYYDVGNSSKEGFNVVEEIRWLGKSRICEVHLKETPWEKYLGEGNVINFPAVIDALADIGFDQWAQLETSCPSKNVAVDFKRNKQFIEDLISKRNRTGSAAKA; the protein is encoded by the coding sequence ATGAATCAAACACGTCGCACTTTTCTGCAATCTGGAGCTGCTGCGCTCGCCTTATCCCGCGCGGAATCGCTTGCCGCCTATGCCGCCGCCAAAGGCGTCAAATTCAAACTGTCTGCGCCGGATTGGAGTTTGCAGCAGGAATGCAAGCTCGCAGCGGTTGGGCTTTCCAAACAAATTGGCTTCCCTGGCGTGCAAATCAGCATCGGGCATGCGCCGAGGGGGGAAACCATCACCCAATTGCCGCTCGGTTCTCCGGCGCTGCAAAAACAGTATCTGGACGAAGCGAAACGGCAAGGCATCGCCATCACGTCATTGTGCCTGGAAATCATGCATGTCAATGGATTGAAATCTGATCCGCTGGGTGAAAAATGGTTGGCCGAATGCATTCCGATTGCCAAGGCGCTGGGCGTGAAAGTGATCCTGGTTCCCTTTTTCGGCAAGTGGGCGATCAAACAGCAAGCCGAACAGGATCGCGTAGCCGATATTTTGCGTAACGTCGCGCCGCAGGCCGAAAAGCTTGGCGTGATTTTGGGGTTGGAAAACACCATCTCGGCGCGCGAAAACGTCGCCATTATGGAGCGCAGCAAATCCGCTGCCGTCAAAACCTATTACGACGTAGGCAATTCGTCGAAGGAAGGCTTCAACGTCGTCGAAGAGATTCGCTGGCTGGGCAAAAGCCGCATTTGCGAAGTGCATTTGAAAGAAACGCCGTGGGAAAAATACCTGGGCGAAGGCAACGTCATCAATTTCCCGGCGGTGATTGACGCGCTGGCCGATATTGGTTTCGATCAATGGGCGCAACTGGAAACTTCGTGCCCCAGCAAAAACGTCGCTGTTGATTTCAAACGCAACAAACAATTCATCGAAGACCTGATCAGCAAACGAAACCGGACGGGTTCGGCGGCAAAGGCCTAA
- a CDS encoding glycosyl hydrolase → MTKRVLNSRQRILLCVCLAITTIAGLAYIGRQSANAQQQPPANPLSGLRWRNIGPYRGGRSVAVAGSASQPNVFYFGGTGGGVFKTTDGGETWTPVSDGQPFGTGTVGAIAVSESDPNVVYVGMGEACIRGNFSHGDGVYKSVDAGKTWKRIGLEDSRIVGRIRIHPKNPDIVYVAAMGHAAGTNEERGVFRSKDGGKTWQRVLFKSNKAGAVDLSMDENNPNVLFAAIWEAKRTPYSLESGGPDSSLWKSTDGGDTWTDISRNPGMPKGTLGRIGVVVSPANSDRVYAIVEADDGGVFRSDNAGATWTKVNESRNLRQRAWYYTHIFADPKTPDTMYVLNTGLYRSIDGGRTYTALNPPHGDNHDLWIAPSDPNRMINSNDGGANVSFNGGVSWSAQDQATAQFYRVALDNDFPYHVYGAQQDNSTVRIVSRTTSFGITEKDWDVTAGSESGWVQPSPKDSMIVFGGNYGGLLERLDHHTGQSRDVNVWPDNPMGWGAEGMKYRFQWNFPILFSPNDPNVLYTGGSHLFKTTNEGQTWATISPDLTRNDKSKQGPSGGPITKDNTSVEYYCTIFTMAESPVTKGVMWTGSDDGLVYLSRDSHAAKPNWENVTKNISGLPEWAQINSIEASPHDAGTAYFAATLYKADDFHPYLYKTSDYGKTWKKITSGIPDNAFTRVIREDPNRRGLLYAGTETGIYVSFNDGESWQSLQLNLPIVPITDIAIHKRDKDLVVATQGRAFWIIDDLTILHQWNDSVAAADVHLFKPEESYRMPGGGGRIPAGAALGENPPSGVSIWYRLKDKPKGDVQIEILDAAGKSVKKFSSRAAGAGGGGDEEGGGGRFRRTAARVPAEKGLNRFAWDLRYPDATTFPGMILWAGNTSGPRAVPGNYQVKLTVDGKTLSETFELRKDPRVPTTQEDFQKQFDLLTKIRDKFSETSEAILTIRDVRKQVNEYAARVKDQPSGKAIVDAAKDLSAKLTAIEEELYQTKNQSNQDPLNYPIRLNNKLAALAGSVAGPDAAPTDQAYQVFEDLSARTNTQLEKLKQVLATDVPAFNKLVRDKEVPAVFVKPAK, encoded by the coding sequence ATGACGAAAAGGGTTCTCAACTCTCGTCAACGCATCTTGCTGTGCGTGTGTTTGGCGATCACAACAATTGCGGGATTGGCATACATTGGGCGGCAAAGCGCGAATGCGCAGCAACAACCGCCGGCCAATCCGCTTAGCGGTTTGCGATGGCGCAACATTGGCCCGTATCGCGGAGGGCGTTCTGTCGCCGTCGCCGGTTCGGCCTCACAACCGAACGTGTTTTACTTCGGCGGCACAGGCGGCGGAGTTTTCAAAACCACCGACGGCGGAGAAACCTGGACGCCGGTTTCCGATGGCCAGCCTTTCGGCACAGGAACCGTCGGCGCCATCGCCGTCAGCGAATCCGATCCCAATGTCGTGTACGTCGGCATGGGCGAAGCCTGCATTCGCGGGAATTTCTCGCACGGCGACGGTGTGTACAAATCCGTGGACGCGGGCAAAACCTGGAAGCGCATCGGGTTGGAAGACAGCCGCATCGTGGGGCGTATCCGCATTCATCCAAAAAATCCTGACATTGTGTACGTGGCTGCAATGGGTCACGCAGCCGGAACCAATGAAGAGCGCGGCGTATTCCGCAGCAAAGATGGCGGCAAAACCTGGCAGCGCGTGTTGTTCAAATCCAACAAAGCTGGCGCTGTGGATTTGAGCATGGATGAAAACAACCCAAACGTGCTGTTCGCCGCCATCTGGGAAGCAAAACGCACGCCCTACAGTTTGGAAAGCGGCGGCCCGGACAGCAGTTTGTGGAAATCCACCGACGGTGGAGATACGTGGACGGACATTTCGCGCAATCCCGGAATGCCCAAAGGCACACTTGGTCGCATTGGCGTCGTCGTTTCGCCCGCGAATTCCGACCGCGTGTACGCCATTGTTGAAGCCGATGATGGTGGCGTGTTCCGTTCCGACAATGCAGGCGCAACGTGGACGAAAGTCAACGAATCGCGCAATTTGCGCCAACGCGCCTGGTATTACACGCACATTTTTGCCGACCCGAAAACCCCGGACACGATGTACGTGCTCAATACCGGCTTGTATCGTTCGATTGATGGTGGACGAACCTATACGGCGCTGAATCCTCCGCACGGAGACAACCACGATTTGTGGATTGCGCCGAGCGACCCGAACCGCATGATCAACTCCAACGACGGCGGCGCAAACGTCAGCTTTAACGGAGGCGTTAGTTGGAGCGCGCAGGATCAAGCCACCGCGCAGTTTTATCGCGTTGCGCTGGATAATGATTTTCCCTATCACGTGTACGGCGCGCAGCAGGACAATTCGACCGTGCGCATCGTCAGTCGCACAACCAGTTTCGGCATCACCGAAAAAGATTGGGATGTGACCGCAGGCAGCGAATCCGGTTGGGTGCAACCTTCGCCCAAAGATTCGATGATTGTCTTCGGCGGAAATTACGGCGGTTTGCTGGAACGGTTGGATCATCACACAGGCCAATCGCGCGATGTGAATGTCTGGCCGGACAATCCGATGGGCTGGGGCGCGGAAGGCATGAAGTATCGTTTCCAGTGGAACTTCCCCATTCTGTTTTCGCCAAATGACCCGAACGTGCTGTACACCGGCGGCAGCCACTTGTTCAAAACCACCAACGAAGGCCAGACCTGGGCGACGATCAGCCCGGACCTGACACGCAACGACAAATCCAAACAAGGCCCTTCGGGCGGCCCGATTACCAAAGACAACACCTCGGTCGAGTATTACTGCACGATTTTCACAATGGCGGAATCGCCCGTCACCAAAGGCGTGATGTGGACGGGCAGCGACGATGGGCTGGTGTATTTGTCACGCGACAGCCACGCCGCCAAGCCCAACTGGGAAAACGTAACGAAAAACATTTCCGGTTTGCCCGAATGGGCGCAGATCAATTCCATCGAAGCTTCGCCGCACGACGCCGGAACAGCGTATTTCGCGGCGACGCTCTACAAAGCCGATGATTTTCACCCGTACCTGTACAAAACCAGCGATTACGGCAAAACGTGGAAAAAGATCACCAGCGGAATCCCCGATAACGCTTTCACCCGCGTCATCCGCGAAGACCCGAATCGTCGCGGATTGTTGTACGCCGGAACCGAAACCGGAATTTACGTTTCATTCAACGACGGCGAATCTTGGCAATCGCTGCAATTGAACTTGCCCATCGTGCCGATCACGGACATCGCCATTCATAAACGCGACAAGGATTTGGTCGTCGCGACGCAGGGCCGCGCCTTTTGGATCATTGATGACTTGACGATTCTGCACCAATGGAACGACTCCGTTGCCGCAGCCGACGTGCATCTGTTCAAGCCCGAAGAATCGTATCGAATGCCCGGCGGTGGCGGACGCATTCCGGCGGGCGCTGCGTTGGGAGAAAATCCTCCTTCCGGCGTTTCCATCTGGTACCGGTTGAAAGACAAACCCAAAGGCGATGTGCAAATTGAAATCCTGGATGCGGCAGGCAAATCCGTGAAGAAGTTTTCGAGCCGCGCGGCAGGCGCTGGCGGCGGTGGCGACGAAGAAGGAGGCGGCGGGCGTTTCCGTCGCACGGCCGCTCGCGTGCCCGCCGAAAAGGGCTTGAACCGTTTTGCCTGGGATTTGCGCTACCCCGACGCGACGACCTTTCCGGGAATGATTCTGTGGGCAGGCAACACCTCCGGCCCGCGCGCTGTCCCTGGCAATTACCAAGTCAAATTGACGGTTGACGGCAAAACGCTGAGCGAAACCTTTGAGCTTCGCAAAGACCCGCGCGTTCCGACGACGCAGGAAGACTTTCAAAAACAATTCGACCTGCTGACAAAAATCCGCGACAAATTTTCGGAAACCAGCGAAGCCATCCTGACGATCCGCGACGTTCGCAAACAAGTGAACGAATACGCCGCCCGCGTCAAAGATCAACCCAGCGGCAAAGCCATCGTGGATGCGGCGAAAGACTTGAGCGCCAAACTGACCGCCATCGAAGAAGAGCTGTACCAAACCAAAAACCAGAGCAACCAGGATCCGCTGAATTATCCGATTCGGCTGAACAACAAACTGGCCGCGCTGGCTGGAAGCGTCGCCGGCCCCGACGCCGCGCCGACCGATCAGGCGTACCAAGTCTTTGAAGACCTCTCCGCCCGCACCAACACGCAACTTGAGAAGCTGAAACAAGTTCTGGCGACGGACGTGCCCGCGTTCAACAAGCTGGTGCGCGACAAAGAAGTGCCTGCGGTGTTTGTGAAACCAGCGAAGTAA
- a CDS encoding HEPN domain-containing protein → MKPITTEWIRKAEDDWEMARKAYRARKFPVYDAACYHCQQCAEKYLKASLIEAGIPFAKTHDLPSLLKLILPVEPSWLALQLQLDALNKFAVAYRYPGNDATKADAKQALKDCREVRLAIRQTFGLPT, encoded by the coding sequence ATGAAGCCCATCACGACTGAATGGATACGCAAAGCAGAAGACGACTGGGAGATGGCGCGCAAGGCTTACCGGGCGCGCAAATTTCCGGTGTACGATGCGGCTTGTTATCACTGCCAGCAATGCGCGGAAAAGTACCTCAAAGCCAGTTTGATTGAAGCCGGAATCCCCTTTGCCAAAACGCACGATTTGCCTTCGCTGCTCAAGCTGATCCTGCCGGTTGAACCAAGCTGGTTGGCGTTGCAATTGCAACTCGATGCATTAAACAAATTCGCCGTGGCTTATCGCTACCCTGGGAACGACGCCACCAAGGCAGACGCAAAACAGGCACTAAAGGATTGCCGTGAAGTACGGCTCGCGATTCGCCAGACATTTGGTTTGCCAACATAG
- a CDS encoding UPF0175 family protein: MSHTLTIEYGEDVLFSLGMTGEQFSAEARFLLAAKLYEIGKLSSGQAAQLCGKGRVDFLLSLKRLGVPVSNLRLEDAEAELAFALQS; encoded by the coding sequence ATGTCGCATACCTTAACAATCGAATACGGTGAAGATGTACTTTTCAGTCTGGGCATGACGGGCGAACAGTTTTCTGCTGAAGCGCGTTTCTTGTTGGCGGCCAAACTCTATGAAATCGGGAAACTTTCTTCCGGGCAGGCTGCCCAACTTTGCGGCAAAGGGCGCGTAGATTTTCTTTTATCGCTCAAACGTTTAGGCGTACCAGTCAGCAACCTGCGCCTGGAAGATGCCGAAGCCGAACTGGCTTTTGCTTTGCAATCCTAG
- a CDS encoding VOC family protein has protein sequence MKQSLLHIALVVRDYDEAIEFYTRKLHFTLVEDTYQPAQDKRWVVVAPPGSIETTLLLARAATPEQEQFIGKQSGGRVFLFLQTDDFWRDYREMVSLGIKFVREPKVESYGTVAVFEDLYGNLWDLIQRGVNNHPVSPNGA, from the coding sequence ATGAAACAATCCCTTTTGCACATCGCCCTGGTGGTTCGCGATTACGACGAAGCCATAGAGTTTTACACGCGCAAGCTGCATTTCACGCTGGTCGAAGACACATACCAACCCGCGCAGGACAAACGCTGGGTGGTGGTCGCTCCGCCGGGTTCGATCGAAACGACGTTGTTATTGGCACGGGCCGCAACGCCGGAACAGGAACAGTTCATCGGGAAGCAATCCGGCGGGCGTGTATTCCTGTTTCTGCAAACCGATGATTTCTGGCGCGATTACAGGGAAATGGTTTCGCTGGGAATTAAATTCGTTCGCGAACCGAAAGTAGAGAGCTACGGCACGGTGGCCGTCTTTGAAGATTTGTATGGAAACCTGTGGGATTTGATCCAGCGCGGAGTCAATAACCACCCAGTAAGCCCCAACGGGGCGTGA
- a CDS encoding PD40 domain-containing protein — protein sequence MSKRSLSVAVLLLASMAVGLSLYAVTPSTVSADGGGTRLLRTPTVSATQIAFAYANNIWVVERAGGTARRLTSFQGQTTNPHFSPDGKWIAFSAEYAGNMDVYVVPSEGGEPKRLTWHPGADSVQGWTPDGKSVMFASARATWAPSGAPRFWTVPAEGGVEEPLALPRGYQGKISPDGSRIAYRMNNSWDEERRNYRGGQNRAIWIVDLKTYDLVSPPWTDSKDVDPAWVGDTVYFISDRDSVANVWSYDTKSKKLAQMTRFTDFDVKSLDSGAGVVVFEQAGYIHELDPKSGKTKQLNITAAGDFPWMMARWEDVTSRMSNLAISPTGRRALVEARGEIFTIPAEKGDVRNLTNSSGSAERDPAWSPDGKFISYFSDKSGEYKLIIEAQDGLAAPREIALPNPTHYYTPSWSPDSKKLVYTDTNLHVWVMDIASGQAKVVGNDPWMVPTRTVNPVWSPDSKWIAYASHLKSMYHAIFVANVETGESKQVTDGLADAVWPAWDASGKYLWFMASTDFGLRSQWLDMTSYDHETNYGLYFAILKKGEPTPLLPESDEDQGVGSAPPATPGAPGGNGTFGGRGGGRPGGAAPADNAQGDQAAQTPRAPRQPVTVQIDFDGIQQRIISIPGVPERPYTQLRAGIAGTVFYVEPSAGGGGGRGGNFGGGTLQRYRLSDRRSAPFVTGVATYAVSADGRKLVYRSGGGFGGGGRGGAAAGTPPAPSLFIVDADRQAPQAGQGRVNVSLRMYLEPKEEFKQIFNEGWRNQRDYLYVKNTHGSDWPKMKEMYGALLPYVNHRADLNYLLDNMGAEIAIGHSYVRGGDMPDVPRDAGGLLGADFTIDGGRYKITRIYDNESWNPELRAPLAAPGVNVSVGDYILAINGIELKAPDNIFRLLDGTANRQTVLTVNNQPSMEGARQITVIPTANEQGLRARAWVEANRRLVDKLSDGKLAYVHLPNTGQPGYTSFNRYYFAQQDKLGAIIDERYNGGGSAADYIIDVLQRDFDGYFNNVAGDRYPFTSPSAGIWGPKVMIVNEMAGSGGDLMPWMFKYRKIGLLVGKRTWGGLVHTADTPPFIDGGSMIAPRGGFFTREGKWAVENEGTAPDVDVENWPKDVIAGHDPQLERAVQEALRMLKEKPVNRMSNEPPPPTWGQRKEQMPVAPASSGGKRREK from the coding sequence ATGTCGAAACGAAGTTTGTCGGTCGCGGTGCTTTTGCTGGCGTCTATGGCAGTTGGCCTGTCTTTGTACGCTGTAACCCCCTCAACAGTCAGCGCAGATGGCGGCGGAACCCGTTTGCTGCGAACGCCAACCGTCAGCGCGACGCAGATTGCGTTTGCCTATGCCAACAACATCTGGGTGGTCGAACGCGCGGGCGGGACGGCTCGGCGGCTGACCAGTTTTCAAGGTCAAACGACGAACCCGCACTTTTCGCCTGATGGTAAGTGGATCGCCTTCAGCGCGGAATACGCGGGTAACATGGACGTTTACGTCGTGCCGAGCGAAGGCGGCGAGCCGAAGCGGTTGACCTGGCATCCCGGAGCGGATTCCGTGCAAGGATGGACGCCGGATGGCAAATCGGTGATGTTCGCTTCGGCGCGCGCAACCTGGGCTCCGAGCGGCGCTCCGCGATTCTGGACCGTCCCCGCTGAAGGCGGCGTTGAAGAACCGTTGGCGTTGCCGCGCGGGTATCAAGGCAAAATCTCTCCGGACGGGTCGCGCATCGCGTATCGCATGAACAATTCCTGGGACGAAGAGCGGCGCAATTATCGCGGCGGTCAAAACCGTGCAATCTGGATTGTGGATTTGAAAACCTATGATCTGGTTTCGCCTCCGTGGACGGATTCCAAAGATGTTGACCCGGCCTGGGTCGGCGACACGGTGTATTTCATCTCCGACCGCGACAGCGTCGCGAACGTCTGGTCGTACGACACCAAATCCAAAAAGCTGGCGCAAATGACGCGCTTTACGGATTTCGATGTGAAATCACTTGATTCCGGCGCGGGCGTGGTTGTGTTTGAACAGGCCGGGTACATTCACGAACTCGATCCGAAATCGGGCAAAACCAAACAATTGAACATCACGGCGGCGGGTGATTTTCCGTGGATGATGGCTCGGTGGGAAGACGTGACCAGCCGCATGTCCAATCTTGCGATTTCGCCCACGGGTAGGCGCGCTCTGGTTGAAGCGCGCGGCGAAATCTTCACCATCCCGGCGGAAAAAGGCGACGTTCGCAATCTGACCAATTCCAGCGGTTCCGCCGAACGCGATCCGGCGTGGTCGCCCGACGGCAAATTCATTTCGTATTTCAGCGACAAATCCGGCGAATATAAATTGATCATCGAAGCGCAGGATGGATTGGCGGCACCGCGTGAAATCGCGTTGCCGAATCCGACGCATTACTACACGCCGTCCTGGTCGCCCGATTCCAAAAAGCTGGTGTACACCGATACCAATCTGCACGTCTGGGTGATGGACATCGCCAGCGGCCAAGCGAAAGTTGTCGGCAACGATCCGTGGATGGTGCCAACGCGCACGGTAAATCCTGTATGGAGTCCCGATTCCAAATGGATCGCTTATGCCAGCCATTTGAAATCCATGTACCACGCAATTTTCGTCGCAAACGTCGAAACCGGCGAATCCAAACAAGTCACGGACGGATTGGCTGACGCGGTTTGGCCCGCGTGGGACGCCAGCGGCAAATATCTGTGGTTTATGGCTTCGACAGATTTCGGCTTGCGGTCGCAATGGTTGGATATGACATCGTATGACCACGAAACGAATTACGGGTTGTATTTTGCGATCTTGAAGAAAGGCGAACCGACTCCGCTGTTGCCGGAAAGCGATGAGGATCAAGGCGTTGGCAGTGCGCCGCCAGCAACTCCGGGCGCTCCCGGCGGTAACGGAACCTTTGGCGGACGCGGCGGCGGTCGTCCCGGCGGAGCGGCTCCTGCCGACAACGCGCAAGGCGATCAAGCCGCGCAAACACCACGCGCTCCGCGACAACCCGTTACCGTGCAAATTGATTTTGACGGCATCCAACAACGCATCATTTCCATTCCTGGCGTTCCCGAACGGCCATACACACAACTGCGCGCTGGCATTGCCGGGACGGTCTTTTACGTTGAACCTTCGGCGGGCGGCGGAGGCGGTCGTGGCGGCAATTTCGGCGGCGGAACATTGCAGCGCTATCGGTTGAGCGACCGCCGTAGCGCGCCCTTCGTCACCGGCGTTGCAACGTATGCCGTCAGCGCTGATGGTCGCAAATTGGTGTATCGCAGCGGCGGCGGGTTCGGTGGCGGCGGACGCGGCGGCGCTGCCGCTGGCACGCCTCCCGCGCCTTCGCTGTTCATCGTGGATGCTGACCGGCAAGCGCCCCAAGCCGGTCAAGGTCGTGTGAATGTCAGTTTGCGCATGTACCTGGAACCGAAAGAAGAATTCAAACAAATTTTCAACGAAGGTTGGCGCAATCAGCGCGATTACCTGTACGTCAAAAACACGCACGGCAGCGATTGGCCGAAAATGAAAGAGATGTACGGAGCGCTGTTGCCGTATGTAAACCATCGCGCCGATTTGAATTACCTGCTGGACAACATGGGAGCCGAAATCGCCATTGGCCATTCGTACGTTCGCGGCGGAGACATGCCGGATGTTCCACGAGACGCGGGCGGATTGCTCGGCGCGGATTTCACGATTGACGGCGGGCGCTACAAAATCACGCGCATTTACGACAACGAAAGCTGGAATCCGGAATTGCGTGCGCCATTGGCTGCGCCGGGAGTCAATGTTTCTGTCGGCGATTACATTCTGGCCATCAACGGCATTGAGTTGAAAGCGCCGGACAACATTTTCCGTTTGCTGGACGGCACGGCCAATCGCCAAACCGTGTTGACCGTCAACAACCAGCCTTCGATGGAAGGCGCGCGGCAAATCACCGTCATCCCGACGGCCAACGAACAAGGGCTGCGCGCTCGCGCCTGGGTCGAAGCCAATCGTCGTCTAGTGGACAAACTTTCCGACGGCAAACTGGCGTATGTGCATCTGCCCAACACCGGCCAGCCGGGATACACCAGCTTCAACCGGTATTACTTCGCGCAACAGGATAAACTCGGCGCGATCATTGACGAACGTTACAATGGCGGAGGCTCTGCCGCGGATTACATCATTGATGTGCTGCAACGCGACTTCGACGGGTATTTCAACAATGTTGCGGGCGACCGATATCCGTTCACCAGCCCTTCGGCGGGCATCTGGGGACCGAAGGTCATGATCGTTAACGAAATGGCCGGTTCCGGGGGCGATTTGATGCCGTGGATGTTCAAATACCGCAAGATTGGTTTGCTGGTCGGCAAACGCACCTGGGGCGGGTTGGTTCACACAGCAGACACGCCGCCGTTCATTGACGGCGGTTCGATGATCGCGCCGCGCGGAGGCTTTTTCACCCGCGAAGGCAAATGGGCCGTCGAAAACGAAGGCACCGCGCCGGACGTTGATGTGGAAAACTGGCCGAAAGACGTGATCGCCGGGCACGATCCGCAGCTTGAACGCGCCGTGCAGGAAGCGTTGCGGATGTTGAAAGAAAAACCCGTCAACCGCATGAGCAACGAACCTCCACCGCCAACCTGGGGACAGCGCAAAGAGCAAATGCCCGTTGCGCCAGCATCTTCCGGCGGCAAACGACGCGAAAAGTAA
- a CDS encoding nucleotidyltransferase domain-containing protein: MPVRQAHGATTAALPQAVQDYLQKFQEWEESFRSPAQREHYIEQLCQRIADRYNPEKIILFGSHAYGQPTAESDIDLLVVMEYEGSPLQQAIKISRELGWVTPLDLLVRTPAQVQERLRLEDPFMREIVQRGKVLYEAHHD; the protein is encoded by the coding sequence ATGCCCGTCCGCCAAGCCCACGGGGCCACGACGGCAGCCTTGCCGCAAGCCGTGCAGGATTACCTGCAAAAGTTCCAGGAGTGGGAAGAGAGTTTTCGCTCCCCTGCCCAGCGCGAACATTACATTGAGCAGCTTTGCCAGCGCATTGCCGACCGCTACAACCCTGAAAAAATTATCCTCTTCGGTTCGCATGCGTACGGCCAACCGACCGCCGAGTCGGACATTGATCTATTGGTCGTGATGGAATACGAAGGCAGCCCGTTGCAACAAGCCATCAAAATCAGCCGTGAGTTGGGCTGGGTGACGCCGCTGGATTTGCTCGTCCGCACGCCGGCGCAGGTGCAGGAACGGTTGCGTCTCGAAGACCCGTTTATGCGTGAGATCGTGCAGCGCGGAAAGGTGCTCTATGAAGCCCATCACGACTGA
- a CDS encoding HEPN domain-containing protein, with translation MDKEILINDFATRSFRDVADFDYITARMAYRARLVPQFLWSGLQAIEKYIKCILLLNRIKVPRSHDLGEVLDLLEKNAPFELRLKDPSRRLIEHLDTYGRFRYLETPFHIMGLEIIQLDMAVWDIRRYCRVLDYDITLPNGEKKRMLDEEILAIERSETRPPQSFALIGGELEKIIADKKNSAREPLLWKNLFYGQRARKSVPLRHYTHSTNSPLSLHPEILDDVLKLVFLPKDVINAYRAELARRSKPT, from the coding sequence ATGGACAAAGAAATACTGATCAACGATTTTGCCACTCGGTCTTTCCGCGATGTCGCGGACTTCGACTACATCACTGCACGAATGGCATATCGTGCTAGGTTGGTACCGCAGTTTCTCTGGTCTGGCCTCCAAGCAATCGAAAAATATATTAAGTGCATTCTTTTGCTTAATCGCATCAAAGTACCTCGAAGTCATGATCTAGGCGAAGTACTCGATTTATTGGAAAAGAATGCGCCATTTGAGTTGAGACTAAAGGACCCTAGCCGCCGATTGATTGAGCATCTTGATACCTATGGACGGTTCCGATATTTAGAAACTCCATTCCATATTATGGGCTTAGAAATCATACAGCTTGATATGGCTGTTTGGGATATACGGCGGTACTGTCGAGTTCTCGACTATGATATCACTCTCCCAAACGGTGAAAAGAAGCGAATGCTTGACGAAGAGATTCTGGCGATTGAGCGTAGCGAAACTAGACCACCGCAGTCGTTTGCCCTGATTGGAGGTGAGTTGGAGAAAATCATTGCCGACAAGAAAAACTCTGCTAGAGAACCGCTGTTATGGAAAAACTTGTTTTACGGTCAACGCGCACGAAAGAGCGTTCCTCTTAGGCACTACACACATTCGACCAACTCGCCGCTTTCGTTACATCCAGAGATTTTAGATGATGTTTTGAAGCTGGTTTTTCTGCCTAAGGATGTTATCAACGCTTACCGAGCAGAACTCGCCCGACGCTCAAAACCAACATAA